A single region of the Ignavibacteria bacterium genome encodes:
- a CDS encoding ABC transporter permease: protein MSYEFFIARRYFSAKKKKHFAGIISMISVVGITVGVAALVIILSVFNGFSGVVQKVLVGFSPHIRIEGKGKKGIESYNEIKNNLQQQKEIVSFAPYIAKKALVQSSEGNQVVLLKGVNESEIQNTIDIRQKIVLGKYSTKDSGAISDIVIGFNLADKLGLIVGNYVSIYSPEEMGEMLRSLIPQAKRFRVAGIFETKNPEFDGQIAFVSMDAAKELFHATNIQGIEIRLNDISKSELVKQQLTPRIQNLTSLQIETWYDLHKDLFSVMNIERWSAYIILSCIIAVATFNLLGSLSMTVLEKKRDIGVLVSMGAKKKSIRKIFMLEGMFVGIFGTVFGIILGLLVVILQDKFHLFPLDPTVYIIPAIPVEIHFVDFFTVSFASLLLSAIASYIPSRRASGVVPMEAIRWE from the coding sequence ATGAGTTACGAATTTTTTATCGCGCGAAGATATTTTTCTGCAAAGAAGAAAAAACATTTTGCAGGAATAATATCAATGATTTCTGTCGTGGGAATTACTGTCGGTGTTGCGGCATTGGTAATTATTCTCTCCGTGTTTAATGGATTCAGCGGCGTTGTGCAAAAAGTTCTTGTTGGATTTTCCCCCCACATTCGCATTGAAGGAAAAGGAAAAAAAGGAATCGAGAGTTACAATGAAATCAAAAATAATCTTCAACAACAAAAAGAAATAGTATCATTCGCTCCGTACATTGCAAAGAAAGCTTTGGTGCAATCAAGCGAAGGAAATCAAGTCGTGTTGCTGAAAGGAGTGAACGAAAGTGAAATTCAAAACACGATTGACATTCGGCAGAAAATTGTTCTTGGAAAATATTCAACGAAGGATTCCGGCGCAATTTCTGATATTGTAATCGGGTTCAATCTTGCAGATAAACTTGGCCTGATTGTGGGAAATTATGTTTCGATTTATAGTCCAGAAGAAATGGGGGAGATGCTGCGAAGTTTGATTCCGCAAGCAAAACGATTTCGTGTTGCAGGAATTTTTGAAACAAAGAATCCCGAATTTGATGGACAGATTGCTTTCGTTTCGATGGATGCAGCAAAAGAATTATTTCACGCAACAAATATTCAAGGAATCGAAATTCGCCTTAATGATATTTCAAAATCAGAACTTGTGAAACAACAACTCACACCCCGCATCCAAAATCTCACATCACTTCAAATCGAAACGTGGTACGATTTGCACAAAGATTTGTTTTCCGTAATGAACATTGAGCGATGGAGCGCGTACATTATTCTTTCGTGTATCATCGCCGTTGCAACGTTTAATTTACTCGGTTCACTTTCAATGACTGTATTAGAAAAAAAACGCGACATCGGAGTTCTTGTTTCGATGGGTGCAAAGAAAAAATCCATTCGTAAAATTTTTATGCTCGAAGGAATGTTCGTTGGAATTTTTGGAACAGTGTTCGGAATTATTCTTGGATTACTCGTTGTAATTTTGCAAGATAAGTTTCATCTTTTTCCGCTTGACCCGACGGTATATATCATTCCTGCAATTCCCGTTGAAATTCACTTCGTAGATTTCTTCACTGTATCATTTGCTTCGTTGCTTCTTTCAGCAATTGCATCATACATTCCTTCGCGGCGTGCAAGCGGCGTTGTTCCAATGGAGGCAATTCGATGGGAATAG